One Carassius gibelio isolate Cgi1373 ecotype wild population from Czech Republic chromosome A20, carGib1.2-hapl.c, whole genome shotgun sequence DNA segment encodes these proteins:
- the vamp4 gene encoding vesicle-associated membrane protein 4 isoform X2 — MPPKFKRHLNDEEVTGSIRSERRNLLEEGSDEEEDFFLRGPTGPRFGGQNDKIKQVQSQVDEVIDVMQENISKVIERGERLDELQDKSESLSDNASAFSSRAKHLHRRMWWKDMKMKMIVALVVVILLLIIIIPVILRYR, encoded by the exons ATGCCCCCTAAATTTAAGCGGCATCTGAATGATGAAGAGGTCACTGGTTCCATTCGCAGTGAGCGG AGAAACCTTCTAGAGGAAGGCTCGGATGAAGAGGAGGACTTTTTCCT GAGAGGACCAACAGGACCAAGATTTGGAGgccaaaatgacaaaattaaaca GGTGCAGTCTCAGGTGGATGAAGTCATTGACGTCATGCAGGAGAACATCTCGAAAGTAATTGAACGTGGGGAACGGCTGGATGAGCTGCAGGATAAATCCG AAAGCCTATCGGACAATGCATCAGCATTCAGCAGTAGAGCCAAGCATCTCCACAGAAGGATGTGGTGGAAAGACATGAAG ATGAAAATGATTGTAGCGCTGGTGGTTGTCATTCTTCTCCTCATCATAATCA ttcctGTGATCTTGCGGTATCGCTAG
- the vamp4 gene encoding vesicle-associated membrane protein 4 isoform X1, whose product MREPESEEQLDPSMPPKFKRHLNDEEVTGSIRSERRNLLEEGSDEEEDFFLRGPTGPRFGGQNDKIKQVQSQVDEVIDVMQENISKVIERGERLDELQDKSESLSDNASAFSSRAKHLHRRMWWKDMKMKMIVALVVVILLLIIIIPVILRYR is encoded by the exons ATG AGGGAGCCAGAGAGTGAGGAGCAGCTCGACCCCAGCATGCCCCCTAAATTTAAGCGGCATCTGAATGATGAAGAGGTCACTGGTTCCATTCGCAGTGAGCGG AGAAACCTTCTAGAGGAAGGCTCGGATGAAGAGGAGGACTTTTTCCT GAGAGGACCAACAGGACCAAGATTTGGAGgccaaaatgacaaaattaaaca GGTGCAGTCTCAGGTGGATGAAGTCATTGACGTCATGCAGGAGAACATCTCGAAAGTAATTGAACGTGGGGAACGGCTGGATGAGCTGCAGGATAAATCCG AAAGCCTATCGGACAATGCATCAGCATTCAGCAGTAGAGCCAAGCATCTCCACAGAAGGATGTGGTGGAAAGACATGAAG ATGAAAATGATTGTAGCGCTGGTGGTTGTCATTCTTCTCCTCATCATAATCA ttcctGTGATCTTGCGGTATCGCTAG
- the myoc gene encoding myocilin, translating into MWFLAVLWASCLLMGTQSQSSASFRRADAGSGRCQYTFTVDSPTESCPSPGSGPEMESLKSRLGLLEAMVARLVGGETLSWSSQGSGSQSGVQDAYKQVMGEKAQLQREKQRLDRQVQDLQQRMEELRQETERLKSRPCMQQPPPRVPQIDSSFRPGSVPELSHLVSRPVKTRGDKSILGDSIRHLENPGYQEMTAVVTEVSAPNLEGPADISGCGDLVWVQEPKVHRKAETIAGKYGVWMQDPEAKEPYNSEMVWRIDAVGSEVRQLFGYENMDQLSRGFPTKVLLLPESMESTGATMYRGSLYYQQKLSRILLRYDLQSENIAARRDLPQAGFHGQFPYSWGGYTDIDLAVDENGLWAIYSTSKAKGAIMISQLDPENLEVKGTWETKIRKTSVANAFMICGKMYTVASYTSLNTTINHMYDTATSQGKTISVPFKNRHRYNSMVDYNPAQRKLYAWDNYYMVTYNVRLGKQE; encoded by the exons ATGTGGTTTTTGGCTGTGTTGTGGGCTTCCTGCCTGCTGATGGGCACCCAATCTCAAAGCAGCGCTAGTTTTCGCCGGGCGGATGCCGGCAGTGGTCGTTGCCAGTATACCTTCACGGTGGACAGTCCTACAGAGAGTTGTCCATCACCAGGTTCAGGTCCCGAGATGGAGTCCCTGAAATCTCGCCTGGGGCTGCTAGAGGCAATGGTTGCCCGTCTCGTAGGAGGGGAAACCTTGTCATGGTCATCACAGGGCTCCGGATCTCAGTCAGGCGTCCAGGACGCATACAAACAGGTGATGGGGGAGAAAGCCCAGCTCCAGAGAGAGAAGCAAAGACTGGACAGACAGGTTCAGGACCTGCAGCAGAGGATGGAAGAGCTCCGCCAGGAAACTGAGAGGCTGAAGAGCAGACCCTGCATGCAACAACCTCCTCCAAGAGTGCCGCAAATTGACAGCAGCTTCAGACCAGGATCAG TACCTGAACTCTCCCACCTGGTGTCAAGGCCTGTGAAAACACGAGGAGACAAAAGCATTTTAGGAG ATTCTATAAGGCACCTAGAGAATCCTGGATACCAGGAGATGACGGCTGTAGTCACTGAGGTATCTGCCCCAAATCTGGAAGGTCCAGCAGACATCTCAG GCTGTGGGGATCTGGTGTGGGTCCAGGAGCCTAAGGTGCACCGCAAGGCTGAAACCATTGCTGGTAAATACGGTGTCTGGATGCAAGACCCAGAAGCTAAAGAACCTTATAATAGCGAGATGGTATGGCGCATTGATGCCGTAGGGTCTGAAGTGCGTCAACTCTTCGGGTATGAAAACATGGACCAGCTGTCACGGGGCTTTCCCACCAAAGTCCTCCTCTTGCCGGAATCTATGGAGAGCACGGGTGCCACAATGTACAGAGGCTCCTTGTACTACCAACAGAAGCTCAGCCGCATCCTTCTAAGATACGATCTACAGTCAGAGAACATTGCTGCCCGCCGTGATCTTCCCCAAGCTGGCTTTCACGGTCAGTTCCCCTACTCCTGGGGTGGCTACACAGACATTGACCTCGCAGTAGATGAGAACGGTCTATGGGCCATTTACAGCACCAGCAAAGCCAAGGGTGCTATTATGATCTCCCAGCTGGACCCCGAAAACCTGGAGGTGAAGGGCACCTGGGAGACTAAAATCCGCAAGACATCGGTGGCGAATGCTTTTATGATCTGTGGCAAGATGTACACAGTAGCTAGTTACACCTCACTAAACACCACCATAAATCACATGTATGACACTGCAACCAGCCAGGGTAAAACAATCTCCGTGCCATTCAAAAACCGCCATCGCTACAACAGCATGGTAGACTATAACCCAGCACAGAGAAAGCTATATGCTTGGGATAACTATTACATGGTTACTTATAATGTGAGACTAGGCAAGCAGGAGTAA